A genomic segment from Mycosarcoma maydis chromosome 13, whole genome shotgun sequence encodes:
- a CDS encoding uncharacterized protein (related to Ceramide glucosyltransferase) — MDQASSLVTALAYIGLAWYGLIWSVCLLGLRLSRQFARLESPRSPLSPPRSSNILTNQTQDTSSLDSLLQRQHLHHEQHAESVPGVSILRPLSGLDSNLYSNLSSSFTQDYPQSRFEVILSIRDTRSPESQKVLNVARMVVAAHPHVDARIVIGEQYAGVNPKINNLVRSYAASKYDIVWIVDSQVWSPSGALARAVDNLCADPVDRPRPSPSWLRRKPHGERVGLVHHVPFAVLPSTSWGSRIERVFLSTTHAKMYLALNALSIDSCVMGKSNMYRKSDLAAVPDSFFNVSHHGSQGEEGAIGSFAFSHDSQLTSPSSITGSDSPSHQTDHELSNDQVKALSRPLARFSIYLAEDNMLAQSLWNPPLNLSHTLSSSDLAYTSVGDIRTLADYTSRRMRWIRVRKYMVLAPTLLEPLTESILSGLVGWFVCSTLMLPTVSTPSQSSSLWSRLLFFCVHFGAWFAVDYTVFQRLSVAHEFLACNPGVNNADRMSMAEFCAAWVMREALALPIWAWAIVGSTVSWRNKTFRILKGGRAAVVSTTTSAKASSRRSKIGSPHDADPSPLLQRE, encoded by the coding sequence ATGGATCAAGCATCCTCACTCGTCACAGCTTTGGCATACATCGGGCTAGCATGGTACGGTTTGATATGGTCCGTCTGTCTTCTTGGACTGAGACTGTCACGCCAATTTGCACGCTTAGAGTCGCCGCGATCGCCGCTCTCACCGCCGCGCTCGTCCAATATCCTCACCAACCAAACTCAAGACACGAGCAGTCTCGATTCGCTCCTTCAGCGACAACATCTGCATCATGAGCAGCACGCCGAATCCGTGCCTGGCGTTTCTATCTTGCGTCCTCTCAGCGGTCTGGACAGCAACCTCTACTCCAACCTCTCCTCTTCTTTTACCCAAGATTATCCCCAATCGCGCTTCGAGGTCATCCTTTCGATTCGAGATACCCGTTCACCTGAGTCCCAGAAAGTGCTCAATGTCGCGCGAATGGTGGTGGCTGCCCATCCCCACGTCGATGCACGTATTGTCATAGGCGAGCAATATGCAGGCGTCAATCCCAAGATTAACAATCTCGTTCGCTCCTACGCTGCCTCCAAGTACGACATTGTCTGGATTGTCGATAGCCAAGTATGGTCTCCCTCTGGCGCACTGGCACGTGCCGTTGACAATCTTTGCGCTGACCCTGTCGACCGGCCTCGCCCCTCACCTAGCTGGCTTCGGCGCAAGCCTCATGGTGAGCGCGTCGGCCTGGTCCACCATGTCCCCTTTGCTGTACTTCCGAGTACATCCTGGGGATCCAGGATCGAACGAGTCTTTCTCTCGACCACGCATGCCAAAATGTATCTTGCACTCAACGCCCTCTCGATCGATTCGTGCGTCATGGGCAAGAGCAATATGTATCGCAAATCCGACCTCGCTGCTGTGCCCGACTCGTTCTTCAACGTCTCGCATCACGGAAGTCAGGGCGAAGAGGGTGCCATCGGCAGCTTTGCCTTTTCGCATGATTCTCAGCTCACCTCTCCATCCAGCATCACCGGATCCGATTCCCCGTCACATCAGACTGACCATGAGCTATCCAACGATCAAGTCAAGGCCCTCTCGCGACCCCTTGCACGATTCTCAATCTATCTCGCCGAGGATAACATGCTGGCGCAATCGCTCTGGAATCCACCACTCAACCTATCGCACACTTTGTCCTCTTCCGATCTCGCCTACACATCCGTCGGGGACATTCGCACTCTGGCCGACTACACGAGTCGTCGGATGCGATGGATTCGTGTGCGCAAGTACATGGTGCTCGCACCAACGTTGCTCGAGCCATTGACCGAATCCATCCTGTCTGGTCTTGTTGGCTGGTTCGTATGTTCAACACTGATGCTTCCCACCGTCTCGACGCCCTCCcaatcgtcgtcgctgtgGAGTCGACTGCTGTTCTTTTGCGTCCATTTTGGTGCATGGTTTGCGGTTGACTATACAGTGTTCCAGCGTCTGTCGGTGGCGCACGAGTTCTTGGCGTGCAATCCGGGTGTAAATAATGCCGACCGCATGAGCATGGCCGAATTTTGTGCTGCTTGGGTGATGCGCGAAGCTCTAGCACTTCCCATATGGGCGTGGGCTATTGTGGGGAGCACCGTCTCTTGGCGCAACAAGACCTTTCGCATCCTCAAAGGCGGCCGAGCTGCCGTTGTCTCAACCACTACTAGCGCTAAGGCCAGTTCGAGAAGGTCCAAGATCGGCAGCCCACACGATGCAGACCCTAGTCCTCTTTTGCAACGAGAATGA
- a CDS encoding ubiquinone biosynthesis protein COQ4 (related to COQ4 - responsible for restoring ubiquinone biosynthesis in coq4 mutant), giving the protein MTSILGSARPLIQVGPKSRNASTSMSRLPSFPTTRPCRRAPCSSSSYATISPTAPRSSQRNPTNASRHPRIDEVDHIPTSALGRVLLTAGSALGLLNNPSRGDLLSMLTQVSSGPSLAHLLESMRSTESGRRLLIERPSVNSETVDVDYLASLERGKFGREWIEWLKDNGVGPDGRAEADYMTTLEHKYLIQRYRESHDFYHLLLRMPVTQLGETVVKYFELAQMNMPVAGFAAAGGTLRILASSLSALPKPSQLISAALNRSPAPETAHQPPSSADLSALQTLIPWAMQVGSSSVPLISIEWERCWERDIEEMRREFRITSPPIQVAKFSGRAKKGGKRRGWPSKILEHQKAQHQQQQQQQKVDESRN; this is encoded by the exons ATGACGTCCATCCTCGGTTCTGCTAGGCCGCTCATCCAGGTTGGGCCAAAAAGTCGAAACGCAAGCACTTCCATGTCGAGGTTGCCATCCTTTCCAACTACCCGGCCTTGTCGACGCGCGCCTTGCTCTTCAAGTTCCTATGCGACCATCTCTCCAACTGCACCTCGCAGCTCCCAAAGGAACCCGACGAACGCATCGCGGCATCCGAGAATCGATGAGGTAGACCACATTCCTACGTCTGCTTTGGGCCGAGTCCTTCTCACCGCCGGCAGTGCGCTTGGTCTGTTGAACAACCCCTCTCGCGGTG ATCTGCTGTCAATGCTCACCCAGGTCTCTTCAGGTCCATCACTGGCTCATCTGCTTGAATCCATGCGGTCGACAGAATCAGGACGCAGACTGCTCATCGAACGACCTTCGGTCAACTCAGAAACGGTCGATGTTGACTACCTCGCAAGCCTCGAGCGCGGAAAATTTGGGCGCGAATGGATCGAATGGCTCAAAGACAATGGTGTCGGCCCCGACGGTCGCGCCGAAGCCGACTACATGACAACTCTGGAGCACAAGTACCTCATCCAGCGCTATCGTGAATCCCACGACTTTTACCACTTGCTGCTACGCATGCCTGTCACACAGCTCGGAGAGACAGTGGTCAAGTACTTTGAGCTGGCACAGATGAACATGCCTGTCGCCGGCTTTGCAGCCGCAGGTGGCACGCTACGCATCCTTGCTTCCTCACTCTCGGCCTTGCCCAAGCCGTCCCAGCTGATCTCTGCAGCTCTTAACCGGTCTCCAGCACCCGAGACCGCACATCAACCACCCTCCTCTGCCGATCTCTCGGCGCTTCAGACGTTAATCCCTTGGGCCATGCAGGTGGGTAGCTCTTCGGTGCCACTCATCTCGATTGAATGGGAGAGGTGTTGGGAAAGAGACATTGAAGAAATGCGTCGCGAGTTCCGCATCACCTCACCACCAATTCAGGTCGCCAAATTTTCAGGCCGCGCCAAGAAGGGTGGAAAAAGGCGAGGATGGCCCTCGAAGATTTTGGAGCATCAGAAGGctcagcaccagcagcagcagcagcagcagaaggtGGATGAGAGCCGAAATTAA